CCTGGGTGGACGGAAGCTCCGTGTCGGGCCTCGCGGTCGACGACATCGTCAAGGTGGTGCGCGGCGAGCCCGGGACGGTCGTGAAGGTCAAGGTTCTGCGCGACGGGAAGCTCGGAGAGCCCGTCCCCGTGACCCGCAGCCGCATCGCGATCCCGAACCTCTTCTCGCGGATGGCGGCGCCCGGGATCGGCTACCTCTACCTCCGGCAGTTCTCCCCGTCGGTCGACGAGGCCGTGCTCGCCGCGCTGCGCGCGCTGCGGGAGCAGGGGGCCCGCGCCCTCATCCTGGACGTGCGCGGCAACGGCGGCGGCCGCATCGCGGCGGTCTCCTCCATCGCCTCCGAGTTCCTCAAAGACAAAGACCTCATCGTCGCCTTCAAGCACCAGGGGAAGACGGCCTTCCGGAACGTGACCTCCGGGGACGGGGAGTTCTCCGGCGTCCCCGTGGCCGTGCTCATCGACGAGAAGTCGGCCTCCGCCAGCGAGATCCTCTCGGGCGCCCTGCAGGACAAGCGCGCCGGCTTCACGGTCATCGGCAGCCGCAGCTTCGGGAAGGGGACCGAGCAGGTCACCTTGTCCCAACCCGGCGGCCGCGCGCTCAAGCTCACCGAGAACCGCTGGTTCACGCCCGACGACCGCAGCATCGCGGCCGAGAACGACCCCGACGGCAACGAGCTCCCGGGGACCGGCGGGATCGTCCCGGACCTCGTCGTCGAGGTCTCCTCCGCGCAGCGCGTGCAGGTCATGAAGAGCATCCTGCTCGACCTCTTCGAGCGCCCCCAGAACGGCCCGCGCCCCCAGGACCCCGTCCTGGAGAAGGCCGTCGAGGTCTTACAGTAGGGTTCGTTCTTCCTTACTGCCCCCTCCCCTCTCGGGGGAGGGTCGGGGAGAGGGAGAACCTTGGCCGCGATGAGACCCCGAGAAGGCTCGGGGGCGGGTAAGGGGTGGGGGAGGACATGAGGGAGCCTATCGCTCGGGGAATGACTTCCTACTCGAGCTCGGAGGAGTGGCCGGGGTTCTCGGCCGCGTCCCGCTCCGAGAGCGTCTTGAGCTCCTCCCAGCCGATCCCCCCCGCGGGCTCCGGGCCCGGCCTCGGACGGACCCT
The window above is part of the Elusimicrobiota bacterium genome. Proteins encoded here:
- a CDS encoding S41 family peptidase, with the translated sequence MKKTLTACLSMLLLAGGAAAQLSYVPFTEIRGKALGRDAAAPGVGSAVPVKYRVENPPDGQSAPPPNLTEMQTDTLLVRLAGIMQAVDGKRSMTHAQAVRLMQGLITIDSKFVDPVSTARWNAILQDVGDVAEKEYSAEGRDWDVVIDHMLQKAIQDLREPHSAYMDPAQAKAAADSSNGTFTGIGVVVSPDAMGMRLDTLYPGSGAEAAGLLEGDVIAWVDGSSVSGLAVDDIVKVVRGEPGTVVKVKVLRDGKLGEPVPVTRSRIAIPNLFSRMAAPGIGYLYLRQFSPSVDEAVLAALRALREQGARALILDVRGNGGGRIAAVSSIASEFLKDKDLIVAFKHQGKTAFRNVTSGDGEFSGVPVAVLIDEKSASASEILSGALQDKRAGFTVIGSRSFGKGTEQVTLSQPGGRALKLTENRWFTPDDRSIAAENDPDGNELPGTGGIVPDLVVEVSSAQRVQVMKSILLDLFERPQNGPRPQDPVLEKAVEVLQ